The Drosophila biarmipes strain raj3 chromosome X, RU_DBia_V1.1, whole genome shotgun sequence genome includes the window AGCCCCCACTCAGATAAAACTTGCGAAAGTGTTGCAGCTACGTTCGCCGCCGAGTGATTTGTGGGTTTTTGTAAGTGTTGCCGTTGACAAAACTGCTGTAACTAGCTCAAAGTTCGTGTTAACGAAATGGTACGTTACTGTAAGATACGCTTCATTCGCCCGGGAAGTCCATCCGTCTGTTGTGAGTGCCACATAATTGACCACTTTGAGTTCGCTTTCAagatttagttttatttcatCGTACAACTTGGGGAGCATTGTGTCGCGGAAGTATATGCGGCTCGGCAGATTGTACTTTGGGTCCATTTGTTTCATAAGGTCACGAAAGCCTTCGTCAGCAACCATGCTAAAAGGTTGAACATCTTTTGCTATCATAAGCATGACGTACCTATccagcttttttttttgttgcgaATCTTACGCATACTCCACATACTCCACTTGCATACTCCACATTGCAGGAACACGTTCAACTTTGATGAATCCGAGGTATTCTCCTCTTTGTAATTCGGATGGATACGTTTGAGGTGATCCATCAAGTTTGTGGTGTTGCCTCCTGTTTTCAAAGTTTTTCCGCTGTGGGTACAAATAGCCTTTGCCTTGTCCGCTGTTTTCTTAAAATGCTGCCAAACACTAGAAGTTTCTCTTTTCCTCTTTGGAGAAGGAGCGTCACAGTTTTCCTTTGTTGATtctaaaatatacaaaatgtatttcagtAATAgcttatatatacatatagcaCTTCGGTTCAGTTCTTAACCAAACAGAACATAAGAGCAGTCACATGTAGAATGTAGGCGCAGTTGCCTCACATACATATAAACGTAAGTATGTACGACATGTGACTGCATTTGCACAAATTGTAAGTTACTTTAAACAATACTTACGCATCAGGAATCTTTCTGCCGTCCCCTGCACCTGGTGCAGCGCACCACCAATCGATTGTTTTATTCCTGCAAAAGaataactttaataatatattttaaaaataacaaaatctGCTCATTCACGTACCTCTTCTTTGCTTGTTTTCTTGATAGTGACGGCACAAAAACATCGATGGTCaaaaaaacatcgatgttttggaaaattcaaaaaacatcGATGCATCGATGTTTTCATGGATGTTTTTTGCACCTCATTAAGTGCTCATTAAGAGCGGAGTGTATAAGGAGGTCGGACGTCGCGGACGaagttcttcttttttttacaaaaacgtaccttttttttttacaaaaaaggTAAGTTGGCCAATGTGCATCTTTTATGTATTGTAATTatatgtaaaataataaatcatatGCACCTTAACTAATTTATTGCTATGTTTTTCACAGGTAAACAAGTTACACGAGGagtgaaacaaacacaaggatcaaaattaattacagGTGAGTGAACAAAAGTGTTGAAAGTACTCAAAAATTGCCAGTTTTtgaaatgaatgaaaaaaaaagttctttaaaaaatgcatacaTACGCACGGTCCTCACATCGGCACATTCGCATTTAATTCAAACTACTCTTTAAAGACCCGAAGCAAAAAGAgaaggattttatttttttgccattatatgtaaaattttattattgcgTCTATTTTTTATTCTCTTTTAAAACACAGACACaagaatacaaattaaatacaGGTGAGTGgacaaaaaagttaaaaaaggagtgtaagaaacaaaacaaaaatggtcaaaaattcgtttttttttaatagataaATAACTAGCTTATGTTCAAACTATGCTAAAAATacccaaaagaaaaacataaaaaaaacatatataaaacaaaaaaactaattCATAGATACACAAACACATACATATTCATATACTACATATACGtacataaacacaaaaaagacTAGAAAGTAAATACCGCTATTTCCTTAATATAATAAGTTTTATGGATTTGTAGTGACGACAGTACAAAAgggtaaaaacaagttttgatTGATTACAGTGTCCAGAAATTAAATCGGGCAcccaaaaaatcttttaattgttttttattaatatttgctACAGATAGACACAAATTAAAGAGTtacgattttaaattaaatcgatTTATTAACAAACACAACGcggtatgacattccacatTGTGACAATTTCTTGCTTTGTTTCGTAGAAACAAATCACTTTttcaaataagaaaaatattgcaaattcATTGCCAAAGGagaatttttggtttttggtcgCAATTCTGGCTCTACATTTGCAAAAATTGACAAATTGAATGCCAGATTTTAATGAGAATGGATTGGGAATTTAACGCGGTGTGTGACTCTTCATTGTGACAacatttttcttattattgtaaaaaaaaaaaaaattcttactGAAAATTAGCACCATTAATTGAAAGGAATATCCAATTCGGCAATTTTGCGAAAACTCGACAGAAATTAAAGGGTTTAGATTTTAATGCCAATTGATTCGGTATGCGGTATGTCACATTACCTTTGGACAATTTGTGGGTTTGTTTTGTACAAGAACcgaagaattttttttagtgaagATTAGCTTCAAGAATTTACGGGCAAAACAGGACTTTTCACTGTGGTTTTTGGTCGCACTTCTGCTAAATCGGATTTCCCAGATTTTAATGCAAGTTGATTGGGAATTTAAATACGAACCCAACGCGGAATGTAACTTTACATTTGTACAATTTGTGTCTTTGTTTTGTCCAAAAACCGAATTTTTTTGTAGTGAATATTAGCAccaagaatttatggccaaaacatgAATTTTTGACGTTATTAAGCTGATTTagatatgtacatatatatttaaaggcGCAGTACATAACGGGATCTTAACGTGCTTTTCCTGCCCTCCCTCCATCACACTCTACCTCTCCACCACTCAGCAGCTGTCTCACCCACTCGTCACCCTCTCTCTGACAGCATCTCTTTCTTTTCCCCTCCCTCTTAGCCACTCTCTGCGTGCTTGCtcttttcatttaaatctCTATTTCACTCTTTCGTTCTCTTCCTCCCTTGCCAGTCAGTCGAATCACtggggaaaaaaggaaatgttaaacttgaaaaaattaaaatgtattaaaaatcaatgaaatactgtttaaataataaatgcattttaggcattttttttaataataactttgtattttttttttaaatttttaattatttatttccaacacaaaattatttatttatattattgtatATGTTTTATGCAACTGTTTAACCGGCCAATTTAATGAAAGTTAAACCAAATCTgacaaattgtttattaatacCATACACTTACTgacaataatttataaattatttactcttaaataacaataatttataaattatttcctcttaaataataaaatattattaattattgcCTCTTTAATAAAGATAATTTAAATCGGCCCCAACAATACAGTACCATTggttaactttttttttattatttttaatacctattttttataaataataataacattattTGTTAGCTTTTTCCTATTTGTTCTTACACGCGAAAGTATTATTCTAAACATTCATACTATGTATTTTTGTCACAGTGCAGAAATTTTAGAGAGCGTTGACGGCCATCTTTTCTTTCGCGCTCTCGTACCCTCCTCTGGACCGGACTCTGATTGAGCGGTGCTCATTGAGAGCTAAGTGTTCAATGAGGGCGGACGTCGCCGACGATAATTGTATACAAGAAGGTGAGTTGGCCAGTTGTTTTTTTACTTGTGACATACAGCATGTTAAACTTGTTTGTGGTAGTAATTTATTCTTTTATCTAATttattacatatatttcttCTCAGGTGAACGAACCGCAAAAGGCGTAGTGGCGAGCCATACACAAGGACCATCATTTAATTTAGGTGAGTGGACCAAATTTAAATGTGCATTTTTGTTTAAGTGAAAGAAGCAAAAAGAGAATCACACGGGCCAATTCGTTCTCTAATAATAAATGCTACTACGCTAAATAGACACAAAGCGTACacctataaaaacaaaaaaactaattCATAAATCCGCAAACACGTACATGTTCATATACTTGTGGCCGGAACAACCGGACTTACATACAtacaattccttcaataataataagttTTATGGGTTTGATGTGTCGACAATATAGAAggtcaaaaacaattttttcaattggcttaaacaatattaaataaaaaaaacgacAAAAATTACGGTGTCCAGTTTTGAGTGATAATCTATTCGGCAAACGGTCATCAAGAAATTGAATCGggcacttaaaaaataatggtttttttttcataaatgtATGCCATAGATAGA containing:
- the LOC127012506 gene encoding uncharacterized protein LOC127012506; this encodes MFLCRHYQENKQRRGIKQSIGGALHQVQGTAERFLMQSTKENCDAPSPKRKRETSSVWQHFKKTADKAKAICTHSGKTLKTGGNTTNLMDHLKRIHPNYKEENTSDSSKLNVFLQCGVCKWSMWSMRKIRNKKKSWIGTSCL